GCGGTGGACGATGGTAGCCGGTGTTTCGGGTGTGGCGGCGATCAACGTCTGCTCGGTGAGCCGGCTGAGGATGGCGCCAAGGGCGCCGGCTTTTTCGTAGCTGCAGTCCCCACAGCGGTCGTAGGCGACGCCCTCGTGCGAAAAAGCGATGTTATTTGAGCCGATCTGGCCGCCAAGGGCACCCTGGAAAAAGACCGGAGCGGCGTCCGGGTAGAGCGCCAGCTGGGCGGTTCGCCAGGCCCCCACGAAATCGGCGCTGACGCTGGATCCGTTGATCACCTGTTCCGGGTGGCTGGCCCAGTTGAGGAGCGTGGCGATGACGCGACCGCTTTCGCGATCCCGGAAGCGCAGGGCCGCGAGGCGGTCGTCGATGATGATCGGGTCGCGCTGGTCCACCTGGTAGGTGTCGAGCCCGGTGCGGACCATCTCGCTTTCGAGAGTCGCCGGCCGGAGCCGGGCCACCGCCTCCTGCAGCGCCCCGATAATCTCCTCACGGACGCGGGCGAGGTACAGAGTATCCACCCCCGATTCCAGAGTGGACGGGCCGTATATCCCGAGCACGTCGGGTCCTTCGTGGGTGTGGGACGAGCCGAGGACGAGCAGGTCGATGCGGGTCGACCGGAAGCCGGGGTCCTGCCGGATCTTCTGGAGTTCCTGGCGGCCGTGCCCGAAGGAATCGAGCCCGACCATCCCGATGCGGACGCCGCCGGCTTCGAAGACGACGACGGAAGCCGCGAGTGGGTCGTGGACCGAAAGCGCCGGTCGGCGCTGGTCGTTGGCCAGCCAGAGCGGCTCGAAGACCATGTTGCCGTTGGGGTCGGTGAACGGCTCATCATCCTCCCATCGGTTATTGCCGTTGAGGTCTGTGTACGACTCGCCGAGTGATGGAGTGATATCACGTACGGACGCCCCGGCGCGAAAGACACCTGGCGAGGCCGTCGGGTCCGGCCGGCAGCCGGCGGCGATCAAGGCCACGTAGATCAGAAATCGGTTCATGGCAGCAAAGGGCGAGCGGGCGGGGGCCGGCGAGGTCATCGAGTTGCGCGTCACGTATCGATTCGATAGAATACGTCATCCACGCTACCCAATCCATCCGTAACCGCTCGACAGCCATGCAGAAATCGATGCCCCCAGACACGCTGAACCGCCGCGACTTTGTCAAGACAACAGCGGTGGCAGGGACGGGCCTGCTACTCGGCGGCGGGCCGCTGTCTCCTGGCCTGGTCGGGCTCAAAAATAAGGTGCGGTACGCCAATGTGGGCACGGGCTCGCGTTCGCAGATGTACCAGCGCGCCATCTTCCAAACGTATGCCGAACATGCCGAGATGGTGGGGCTGGCGGATGTGAACGAGGGCCGGCTGCGGCTGACGCAGGCGGCCGGCAAGGCCGCCACGGGGAAGGACATCCCCGGTTTCGACGCACGCGATTTCGATCGGATGATCGAACAGACGCAGCCCGATGTCGTGATCGTGACGTCGGTCGATGGCACGCACCACCAGTATGTCGTCCGCGCGATGGAGTTGGGGTGCGACGTGATCACGGAGAAGCCGATGACGATCGACGCTGAAAAGTGCCAGCAGATCATCGACGCCCGGCACCGGACAGGGAAAAAGTGCACGGTGACGTTTAACTACCGCTACTCGCCGCCGCGCACGCAAGTCAAGGACCTCCTCATGAGCGGCGCCATCGGAGACCTGTTGTCGGTTGATTTCCACTGGCTGCTCAACACGCACCACGGGGCCGACTACTTCCGGCGCTGGCACGCCAACAAGCGGCACTCGGGCGGCCTGATGGTGCACAAGTCGACCCATCACTTCGACCTCGTCAACTGGTGGCTCTCCGCGATCCCGGTGTCGGTGATGGCCACGGGTAAGCGGGACTTCTACACGCCGGCCATGGCCCAGCGCCTCGGCCTCCAGAGCCACCACGAACGCTGCCTCACCTGCCCCGAAAAAGCCGCCTGCGGGTTTCACATGGACCTCGCGGCCAATCGGGGACTCAAAGCGCTTTACCTGGACAACGAGCAGTACGATGGGTACTTCCGCGACCGCTGTGTCTTCCGGCCGGATATCGACATCGAGGACACGATGTCGCTCGCCGTGGCCTACGACAACGGCGTCCACATGTCGTACTCTCTCAACGCGTTTAATGCCTGGGAAGGGTACGCAATCAACTTCAACGGGACGAAGGGCCGGCTTGAGCACCGCGTCGTCGAGGCCATCTATGTCAACGGGACCGACACCGTCCAGGGCGGCATCGAGGAGGGTGGCGTGACCACCCGGGTGATCCCGTTGCGCGGCGCGCCGATCGAACATGAACCCTGGACGGGCGAAGGTGGCCACGGCGGCGGGGACGACGTCATGCTGGACGACATCTTCCTCCCGGAGAAAAAAGTGGATAAATACAAACGCGCGGCAGATCACCGCGCCGGCGCCTACTCGATCCTCACCGGCATCGCCGCCAACACGAGCTTCGACACCCGGGCCGAGGTGCGCGTGGCGGACCTCGTGCGCGACATCGGGTATCCGGACTACGCCGCCATGCCGTCGCACGTGCAGCCCGTGCCAATGCCGTAACGAGGGCTTTTGTAGGGCTTCCCTGTCACAATGGCAGGAAAACGAAGCTGGTACGGTTTTTCGTTGAGGTACGTGCAGTACCAACCAAACCGGGCCTTACCGCTCGAAAGAAGGATGCTCAATCAGCGCCATTTTGAACGACTCAGCCGGCTCCACCGCACCGCACCATCCAGCTTTTATGCGGATGATGAAGTGAATGTCGGCGCCGGCCGGGCTCAGGCTACCCACCCGGTTGTGGAACGCGACCTCGACGCCAGCGGCCGCGTGGACCCGACGGTGTACCATAAACTGCTTTCCGATGCCGCCATGCTGGCGGCCGGTTCGCTCGTCGAAGGACAATTCGTCACCATCTCCTCGTTTAACTACTATGTGACGCAGATGGTAGGGGCGGGTGAGCTTCAGGCGGCCGCACAAGTCGTACACGCACGGCCTCAGTTGTTCACCGTCAACGCCGTGCTCACCGATGGCAATGGCCGCGTGCTGGCCGTCGGCTACGGCACCTACAGCCCGGGCCCGGTCGCCATGGCCGAGGAAGAGGTGGGCACGCCCGGCGAGAGCCAGCCGGCTGCGCCGGAAGAAACGCCGCCGGCGTTTGACGCGTTCGCGACTTTTCTCGACACCCCGTTTGGGCAGGTGGGGCTAAACTGATGGTCAGCATGTTTTGACAGGGGGACGGTAGCCACCCTGGCACCGTCCCCCTCTATCATTCTGCGACTGGTCTACCCGGCTGCATTGGCCTGGGGAGTGCAACGCACTCTTCATCAGGTACCGAATAAGGAAACTGCGGCTCGGAAATCTAGGCGGTTTGGTCGAGATCAAGATGGCTCGCCCAGGTCTTGAAGTCCTGCCAGGACACGTCACCGAACTCCCGCCGCAACGCGTTGAGATCGGCCGAATACCCCGTTGTCGCGAACCATTCGAACATGATGGCCATATCCTCGCTCTGGGCCCGTAGCGCATCAGGAGGAAAGCCCTGGTACACGATAGGGCGTCCCAGCTTCCGGGACAGGATCGCGGCCACGTCGCTGTTGGTCAGTTCGTCGCCGGCAATGTTGAACCGTTTCCCGAAAACGCGCTCGCCGCGCTCGATCAGAACGGCCGCGAACGCGCCGATGTCGGCGACGGCGATTTGCTGAAGAGGACGATCCCCGGGCATGGCCATGGCAAGTGTTCCGCCCATGATCCCGGGTAGTAGCCAGGGCGCGAGGAGGTTCTCCATAAAGAAAACCGGTGCGCTGATTGTGTACGGAACACCGGATGCGGCCAGGACTTCCTCCACACGAAACTTACTATCGAAGTGGGGAATGCCGGTTTTCAGATCGGCGCTTGCCACCGAACTGTATACAAAGTGCTTGACGCCGGCTCGTTTCGCCGCCTCGATCAACGCGATGCCCTGTGCCGTCTCGGCGTCTTCGCCGGCTTCGAAAGGCGTCGTCATGGCGTAGATGGCATCGATGCCCGCCATGGCGCGGTCGAGTGAGCCACTATCCGTGAAATCCCCGGCCATCAGTTCGGCACCCCTGGCGGCGAAGTGCGCGGCGGTCGGGGCGCCGGTATTTCGGGTGAGGCCCCGGACACGATGGCCTCTTGCAAGAAGGGCGTTGGCGACAGAGCCACCCTGCTGGCCGGTAACGCCTGTTACGAGTACATGGGAGGATGAGGGCATATCATTTTGTGTGTATACGATTCATGTATGTACATGAATCTGTGGAAAAAAATTACCCGCGCACCTTGTCGAGGAGCAGGTTGAGGATGCCGGCTTCGTCTTTGGTCAGCCGGTTTGCAAGCTCACGACCGGTGGCGCCAACGAGAGGGTCCACGATCTTCAGTAAATCCAGCCCGCTCGACGTGATCCGTACATCGACTTTTCGAGGACTGTGCAACGGCGTGTGGCACCGAGCCGCACAGCAGAATCAAACCGAGGAAAAAAACGAGTCGAGCCGGACGCATGGCATTGCGCAGGTTTATTTATGTAACCACCGAGACAATGTCTACGCCGAGTTCGGCGAAAGCACGCTGGGCGAGCCGGACATCGTAGTCGGTCTGTAAACCATAAAAATACCCATCCGAAAGCCCCAAAGCGCGTGACAGGCGGATACCGGTTTCGGCCGTAATGGCGCGCTTTCCGTGGATGATCTCGGAGATACGCCCTTTGGGGATGCCGGATGCCTCGGCCAGTTTGTGCTGGGTGAGGCCGAGCGGATCCAGGAACTCTTCTTTGAGGATAATTCCCGGGTGTTCGACTGAAATACGTTCAGCGTCCATAGTGATTTGTGATTTCTACATCGTAAGCGTCGCTACCATCCCATAAGAAACAGATTCGCCACTTGTCGTTGATTCGTATGCTAAAAGAACCCGCCCGATCTCCGAGGAGTGCTTCAAAGCGGTTACCGGGGGGCATTCTCAGATCCTCAACGCATGTCGATTGATCAATCATTCTCAATTTACGCAGGGCTCTGGTCTGGATATCAGCAGGCAGTCGTTTCGATGTGAGGCCAGCAAATATCCGTTCTGTTTCCGGGTCCTTGAATGTCTTGATCATGGAGGCTACACAATTCGCGGCACAATGTTCCCTTTGTGGGAACTTGTCTGTCACTGGGCTTGAAGTAGTCGGAAAAATAGTGCATAAAACCCCGGGCAGAAATGAAATCGGGTGATCGCTATCTGGCCTCAAACGTGTTGATTTGATCCGGCTCCTCGTCTGAGGACACGCTTTCATCCGTCAGGAGATGGCGCCACACATCCATTGTACCCAACATGTTGATAGGTATCGATTTGACCTCTACCACGCCGCGGGGACAAGGCCATAAAACAAACTATCCGGAGGGATCCACTCCAGCGCCAGGAGGTCATTCGGTGAGCGGACGGGGAGTTCGAGCTGGAACGGATGGGCGCCGGCGGCGAGATGGATCAGCGTCTCCTGGTCACTCTCCAGCGAGGTGATGACGATCTGGTCGTCGATGGTGAATTGCCCGGTTAGCGCTCCTTTTATGCGGAAGAAGTACTTGCCGGCGGTCGGGATCGACAGGGCGCCATCGACGATGAGGTGCATAGGCAAAGGGGATAGACGGGCGATGTCGGCGCCGGCAAACCGAAGGGTCGCGGCCGGGCTTTCGAAGCGTGGCGGAACGAGCAGGCCGGCATCTGGCGCGTAAAGCAGGAGGCGGAGCGGGCCGGTAGGGTCCGGTGGCAGCGTTTCGGTCGTGGCGTACCACCCTCGCAGCAACGAGTCACGGTCGTGAGTTGCCAGCACCCAGTCCACCATCCGCCCGACGTCTTCTGCCTTCAAGAACGGGTGCCGGCTCATCTGGGCGCTGCCCCAGAGCCCGCCGCCGCCTTCCATGACTTTGCCGACAAGCGTGCTCCGTATGTCGGTACGCCCCAGGTAGCGCCTTGCGATCCGGGTGTAGGAGGGGCCGATGGATGTCTCCGTGATCCCGTGGCACGAGAAGCAGTCCGATTGCTTCATGGCTTCCAGCGGATGGATCTCCGCCGGCCGCTCCGATCGCCGTATGGGATCTTGCGGCTCTGTACAGCCCGAGGTCAGAAGCAGGAATGAGAACGCAAGCAGAATGGTCCGGAAGGATGACACAACAGATGGCGACTACGCGATGAGTAGCGATTCCGCGACTCGTGGCATCGCCCGGCCAAAGGCTTCGCGTACCAGGCATCCGGTGAGCGTATCTCCACGCGAATCGCCGAGGTTGAGGATACCGATCGGCCGCTGGTCCTTCGAGGCCCGTAGCACGAATCGGTACCCCGAGTAGACGGCGAGCGACGAGCCGATGACGAGCAGCGCCTCCGCCTGGTCATAAAGCCGCCAGGCCTCCGCGACCCGATCGCCGGGTACGTTTTCGCCAAAGAAGATGACATTCGGCTTGAGCGTTCCGCCGCAGCTGCTACACGCCGGTACATGGAAGTGGGTGTACGGCCGGTAGTCGATCTCGGCGTCGCCGTCCGGCGCCGCGTCCACCGATTTCGTATCCCAACCCGGGTTCAGGGCGAGCAGCCGCTGCTGCATGGCATCGCGCCGCGTGAGGCCGCCGCAGCCGAGGCAAAGCACTTCTTCCAACGCACCGTGAAGCTCGACGACGGTCCGGTTGCCGCCAGCCTGGTGGAGTCGATCCACGTTCTGGGTGATGACGCCGGAGACGACGCCCGCCGCCTCCAGCCGCGCCAGGGCATAATGCCCGTCGTGTGGCCGCGCCAAGGCGATGGTCGGCCAGCCGGCGAGGCTTCGCGCCCAGTACCGGGCGCGGGCCAGCGGATCCGAGATAAACGCGCGATACTGAATCGGATTACGCGCCTTGAGCCGGGTCTGGGGGCCCCTGTAATCCGGAATGCCCGATTCGGTGCTGCAACCGGCGCCCGTCAGAACGAGCGTTCGCCGGCCGCGCATCAACCCGATCAGGTCATCGACGGCGGTATCGTTTCTATGAATAAGCATGGCTGAACTACATGAATGCAGTCCGCCAAGATAGAATGTCTGCTCCGGATTTCCATGCGCCAAACCGTGTAGCTGGTGTGATTTCCCTGCAACCCCAGTAGGGAGTTCTGGAGCATTACACTGAGTTTTAGGGGTTGATATAAAGTGTTATTTATAGGGTCGCAATAGTTTACGAAGTGCGTGCTCAACCACTTTCTCGGGAGGCTCGTCCGTTGCAATCCGTATCACGGACGGCGCCTCGTCGGCCTCCGTCGCTTCGTACCGTGCGCTGAGTGCGGCCATGTCCTCCAGACGGGCGTCGGAAATCACACCAGCATCCGCGGACCGGGCCTCCAGCCGGTGGCGAATGATGTCGTCGCTGGCGACGGCCTCGAGGAAATAGACCGGCGCCCGGGCCGGCAGGGTGCGTCGTAGTGCCTCGCGCTCGGCGCGTCGGCCAAAGGTGGCGTCCAGCACGATCCCGGCACCCAGGCGGACCCGTTCCACCGCCCGCTCGCGCAGCGCGGCATACACGGCCTCGGTCCGGTGCGGGGTGTACAGCCAGGATCGTGTCTCGGATGATGCGCGTTCGAAGAGTGGCAGCCCGGCCTGCTCCTTACGGAGCCGGTCCGATGAAACAACCTCCCACCCCAGCGCTTCACCCAGCGCGCCGGCCAGTGTACTTTTACCGACCCCGATCCGCCCCATGACCACCACAACCGCCGGCCCGGCGCCGAAGAGGGCATACCTCAGCGCCAGCTGATAATACCGCTTCGCCCGGTCGCGACTTTTAGTGCACTCTTTTTCGAGTATCTCCCTGTCTTCGCTGCGCAGGCTTTCGACCTTGGCGCGTACGTATGCCCGGTAGCAGGCGTAGAAATCAATCACTCCGTCGAGCGTCGAGTCGTCGAGTGCTCGGGCCATCTCGGTCACGAAGTACCGGGCGAGGTCGTGGCAGCCGGCATAATCCAGGTCCATCGCCAGAAAGGCGATATCGCTGGCGGTATCGATGGTGCGAAGGCGCTCGCTGAACTCGATACAATCGTAGATGCACAGCCCATCGCGATCGGCGTGGATATGCTCGAGCCGAAGGTCGCCGTGGGCATCGACGATCCGCCCTTCCCGCCGGCGCTGCTCGAGCAACCCGGCTCGGGAGACGTAAAACTGATCGACGTATGCCCGAATCGTCTCGTAGGCCGGCTGGCTGATGAGGTTGCCGGCAAAACGGGCCGTCTGTGCGAAATTCTCGTCGGTGCTGATCCGAAGCGCCTCGACACGCCCCCAGGCCGATTGATCAGGGATCGAGGATAGCCGGTGATAGAAGACCGAAAGGGCCCCGACCACGCGGTCGATATGCCGCGCCCTCAGGGCGCCGGCGGCGAGAAGGTGATGGAGGAAATAACGCTCGTCAAGTTCATGCATGCGGACGGCGTAGTCGACGATCTCGCCCTCGCCGCCAAAGGCCAGGCGGCCCTCGACCTGACGGATCGGAACGACCCCGTCGTAGATCCGGGCGCAGAGCCGGCGGTTTAAACGCACCTCTTCCTCGCAGAAATGCCGGCGTTTCTCCAGCGTGGAAAAATCCAGAAACCCGAAATCGACGGCTTTTTTGACTTTGTAGACAAACGGCGATGCAATGGCGACGATCGAGATGTGCGTCTGGATGATACGCACGGTCGCCGGCCGATGCGGGTAGGAGGCGGGGTCGCCAAGGAAACGGATGAGTTCGGGAGGCTCGCTGCGCTCGCGGTCTGAGGGCATAGGTGCAGGCGGGATGTCCGGGCCAGGGTCATGCGCTCGCTTCGCGAGCGGTCGGGGTCCGGAGTTTGGAGAAAACACGTTAGTGCTCTACCTGTTCGATCGAGCCAGGTTCTGCGTTATCCCTTCTCGCCGCGTCAGCAACGCAGGCAGGAAGCCGAGGGCCGAGAGCAGCGTCATGCCGATGCCCGAGATAGCGAGGGTGCCGAGTACGGGGCAGGATACAGGAATCAATGGGGAGATATGACGGGAGGCGCCCGTTCGGGAGATCGGATTACTCCTTACAACGAGACACGCCGACTTTGCCTAGATTTACGGAAGACCTCTCAGCGTTCACCGGGTGAAGACGATGCGGACGACGAGCCGAAACGCACGCGGAACAGCACGATGGTCAGCGACACTTGTTCTCGCTGCCGCGTGTGTCCTGGCGCCGGCTGCAGTCGGCCAGTCGCTTAACGACCTGTTGGCGATCGGGCGGGAGGCGTTTGAGGACTCGACGCTCAGTTCATTTTACGAACGGCGCGGATATGCGCCTGCGTGGATCGCCGCCGGCCGGCCAACAGCCGCGGCCGACTCGGCGATTGCGGTGATGGGAGCGGCGGTGGAGCACGGTCTCGACCCCGCGGCGTTCGGATACAGTCCTCTGGCCGATAGGTTGGCAGCAGTCGATGCTCTGGCGCCGGCAGACGCCGCGCGCTTCGAAGTCGCGCTCACAGAGGCGATGCTGCGCTATGCCCGTGCACTGCTGCGCGGCAAGGTCGATCCGCGTATGATCCATCCAGGTTGGCGGGCCTTGCCGCGGAGCCGCGATCTGGCGGCGGAACTCGCGTTGGCTGTCGAGCAGCGCTCGATCCGATCCCTCGTGCCCCGCATCGCGCCGCGGACGCCGGGCTATCTGCGGTTGCAGGAAGCGCTGGTCCGCCTCCGCCGGCTCAACGACCGGGGCCCATGGCCCGTGTTACCGGCTACGGTCGCCTTTGAGTTCGGCGCGATGGACCCCTCAGTAGCTGTGTTGCGTGACCAACTTACAGCCTTCGGCGATCTACCTGAAGCGACGCTCGCACGAGGACCGGAGGCCCTGTTCGACTCGACGCTGCGGCATGCCGTGATCCAATTCCAGCGCCGGCACGGCCTCGTGCCGGACGGCGTGGTCGGCCGCGCCACTCGGGCGGCCCTGAATGTCCCGCCGACGGCGCGAATGCATCAGGTGGAACTGAATCTGGAACGTCTGCGGTGGATGCCTGCATTGTGGACCGGCCGATTCGTGGTCGTCAACATCGCCGGCTGCCGGCTCGCCGTGGTAGAGGATGGACAGGTCGTGCTGGAAATGCAGGCCATTGTCGGCGCGACGGACACGCGCACGCCGGTTTTTAACGCCACCATCACAGGACTTGTCCTTGCGCCCACCTGGTATGTGCCGGCCAGCATCGCGGAAAATGAGATTTTGCCCGCCACAAGGGCGGATTCGACGTATCTCGACCGCCATCAGATGTCTGTGTTGCCGTCAGGCGTCATCCGCCAGGAGCCCGGCCCTTCGAATCCGCTCGGACGCATCAAGTTCAGCGTCGCCAACCCGTACGATATCGGCCTCCACGATACCCCGGATCGCCGGCGCTTCGCGTCGGTCAGCTGTACCTTCAGCCACGGATGTGTGCGGCTCGGCGACCCTCTGGCCCTCGCCGAGTACGTGCTGGGAGATGAAAACCTGTGGTCGCGTGAGCGGATCGAGACGACCATCGCACGGTGGATCGAAACCCCGGTGACGATCGTCGATCCGATTCCCATCTTTGTGATCTACCTCACCGCCTGGGTGGACGATGCCGGCCTCCTCCACCTGCGCGAGGATCGGTACGGTCACGACGCCACGCTCGGACGCCTGCTGGACCGACTGTGACCGGAATCGTCCTACAGGCCGGCAAGCAGGTTGCCCACAGGCGGACCGGTATTCCGCTGTGGGGAAGACGGCCCCAGGTGGGTTACCCTGTATTCGGGTGGCCCTCCGTCCGGCGTGCCGCCCACGCACCAATCACGGTGACGACGATGGAAAGAGCGAAGAACGATAGCCGCAAAAAAGGGACGATGGGGCAGCGCGAGCGGTTCAAAGACAATCGTCACGATACCTACCTCGAACGCAAGAAATGGCTGGAGCCGACCGCTTGCCGCACGTGCGGCGCCGTGTACACAGCAGGGCGGTGGACGTGGAACCCGGCGCCGATGAGCGTCCACGAGGTCACGTGTCCCGCCTGCCAGCGGATCGCCGATGGTTACCCGGCCGGGATGATCGCTCTGCGCGGGTCGTTTCTACCGCTGCACCGCGACGAGGTGCTCGGCCTGATTCGGAATACTGAAGCGGCCGAAAAAGGCGAACATCCGCTTGAACGACTCATGGGCGTTTCTGAAAAGGGAGATCAGACTGACATTACGACGACCGGCATTCATCTCGCCCGCCGCATCGGCTCGGCGCTCGCAAGCGCGTACGGCGGCGAACTGAAGATCGAATTCGGGGAAGGGTCGAACACCATCCGCGTGGTCTGGGAGCGTTGACGCTGGAATTTCATCCACTTCCTGGCGTATGTATCCATGACTGAATGAGGTCAACCGGCTTGCCGAGCCCCACTGTATCTGATACTGTGCCCGAATCTGTGCCCGAATCTGTGCCCGATACAGAGTCCCAAACTGTGTCCGAAATCGACATCGCACCTGATCGTCCGTTGCGCCCGACGGCGCCGGTGGATACGCCCTGGGCGTTATCCGCTGGCGCCGTGGCGCATGCTTTCGACGTGGCCGTCGACCACGGCCTGTCCGAAGCCGAGGCGGCTTCGCGTCGGCTCCGTCACGGCCCCAATCGCCTGACGGCGCACCGGCGGCGGAGCGCCTGGGGCATCCTGTTGGAGCAGTTCAAGAGCCTCATCATGGCCCTGCTGGCGGCGGCGGCCGGCGTGGCCTACGCCTTTGGCGAGACGCTGGAGGCCGGAGCGGTGCTGGTCGTCATCGTCCTCAATACCGCCATCGGGTTCTTCACCGAGTGGCGGGCCGTGCGCTCGATGGAGGCGCTCTTCGCCATGGGCACCGTCACTACCCGGGTCCGACGGGGTGGACGGATCGTGGAGGTGCCGGCGGAGGACATCGTACCCGGCGAGATCGTGGTGCTCGAGGGAGGGGATGTCGTGACGGCCGACCTGCGGATCCTCACCAGCTCCAAGCTCCAGGCGGACGAGTCGGCGCTGACAGGCGAAAGCGTGCCGGTGAGCAAAGGGGCCGAGGCCACCGAGCCGGCGGCCCCCCTGGCCGACCGTCGGTCCATGCTGTATAAAGGCACCTCGCTGACCCGCGGCTCGGGTCACGCCGTGGCGACGGCGACCGGGATGGCGACCGAGCTGGGCGCGATCACGAAGCTGGTGGCGGAGACCGGCGAGGAAGCCACTCCGCTGGAGAAGCGGCTCGCGCTGCTCGCCCGCCGGCTCATCTGGATCACCCTGGTGATCACCGTATTCGTGACGGTCGCCGGCGCCGTGATGGGCAAGCCGATCCTGCTGATGATCGAAACCGGGATCGCCCTGGCTGTGGCCGCCATCCCCGAGGGGCTGCCTGTGGTCGCGACAATTGCGCTCGCCCGCGGCCTGCGACGGATGGCGCGACGAAATGCGCTCGTCCGCCGGCTCTCGTCGGTCGAAACCCTCGGCGCGACGGGTATCATCTGCACGGATAAAACGGGGACGCTCACCGAGAACCGGATGACGCTTACCCGGGTAGCCGTCGCGACCGGAGACATGGATCTCCCCGCCGCCGCGCCCGACGCGCTCGTCCGCGAAGCCCTCACCATCGGGGTGTTGTGCAACAATGCGTCGGTGATGGACATAAGCGCCGCGACGGGCGATCCGCTGGAGGTGGCGCTGCTCCAGGCCGGCGTCGCCGTCGACCTCCACCGGGAGGCCCTTGTCGCCGAATGGCCCGAGGTGGCCGAAGAGGCGTTCGATCCGGATGTGAAGATGATGGCCACGTTCCACGCACGGGAGGGCGGATTCCGTGTCGCCGTAAAAGGCGCCCCAGAGGCCGTGTTGCAAGCCGCGACGCACGTGTTAGCGGCAGATGGCGCCGAGCCCCTCACCGACGAGCGCCGGCGCCAATGGCAGGCCCGCAACGAAGCGATGGCCACCGCCGGCTTCCGCGTGCTCGCCGTCGCCCGGCGCGAGGCGGAGCAGCCGGACGAGGCCCCGTACGAACGCCTCACCTTCGTCGGGCTTCTGGGACTGACGGATCCTCCCCGCGAGGAGGTCCGCGACGCCCTCGTCGCCTGCCGACGCGCTGGCATCGAGGTCGTCATGGTCACCGGCGATCAGCCCGTCACGGCGCAGCGCATCGGCGTGGCGGTGGGCCTGGTTGA
This portion of the Rhodothermales bacterium genome encodes:
- a CDS encoding BCAM0308 family protein translates to MERAKNDSRKKGTMGQRERFKDNRHDTYLERKKWLEPTACRTCGAVYTAGRWTWNPAPMSVHEVTCPACQRIADGYPAGMIALRGSFLPLHRDEVLGLIRNTEAAEKGEHPLERLMGVSEKGDQTDITTTGIHLARRIGSALASAYGGELKIEFGEGSNTIRVVWER
- a CDS encoding cation-transporting P-type ATPase yields the protein MSEIDIAPDRPLRPTAPVDTPWALSAGAVAHAFDVAVDHGLSEAEAASRRLRHGPNRLTAHRRRSAWGILLEQFKSLIMALLAAAAGVAYAFGETLEAGAVLVVIVLNTAIGFFTEWRAVRSMEALFAMGTVTTRVRRGGRIVEVPAEDIVPGEIVVLEGGDVVTADLRILTSSKLQADESALTGESVPVSKGAEATEPAAPLADRRSMLYKGTSLTRGSGHAVATATGMATELGAITKLVAETGEEATPLEKRLALLARRLIWITLVITVFVTVAGAVMGKPILLMIETGIALAVAAIPEGLPVVATIALARGLRRMARRNALVRRLSSVETLGATGIICTDKTGTLTENRMTLTRVAVATGDMDLPAAAPDALVREALTIGVLCNNASVMDISAATGDPLEVALLQAGVAVDLHREALVAEWPEVAEEAFDPDVKMMATFHAREGGFRVAVKGAPEAVLQAATHVLAADGAEPLTDERRRQWQARNEAMATAGFRVLAVARREAEQPDEAPYERLTFVGLLGLTDPPREEVRDALVACRRAGIEVVMVTGDQPVTAQRIGVAVGLVEPGAEVINGTDIPPLDRMDDALRARLLNARLFARVSPRQKLDLIELHQHAGRIVAMTGDGVNDAPALKKADIGVAMGLRGTQVAQEAAGMVLKDDAFSTIVAAIEEGRAIFENIRKFVRYLLSCNVSEVMVVGLAAMVGGTLPILPLQILFLNLVTDVFPALALGLGAGADNLMRRKPRDPAEPVLVRADWQAIAFYGVAFTLAVIGALEVAQRGLGLPEQEAVTISFLTLAFAQLWHVFNMRETGTSALRNEVTRNPYVWAALALCSGLTLAAVYIPPIAAALKVAPPGLAGWGVVLGMSLVPLVAGQARHALRARVSVHPTS